Proteins encoded by one window of Agelaius phoeniceus isolate bAgePho1 chromosome 3, bAgePho1.hap1, whole genome shotgun sequence:
- the CYP1B1 gene encoding cytochrome P450 1B1, translating to MEAACNSMALERLGEALRGIPPLQSSLLLLLCLLAGIHLGKLLLQHQLRRRQGQRRAPPGPFPWPLIGNAAQLGSAPHLSFARLASTYGAVFQLRLGRWPVVVLNGERAIRQALVRQGAAFAGRPPFPSFQLVSGGLSLAFGGYSELWKLHRRAAHATVRAFSTGSPATRRLLERHLVGEARALVALLVRGSAGGAFLDPSRVLVVAVANVMSALCFGRRYSHGDGEFLRIVGRNEQFGRAVGAGSLVDALPWLQRFPSPVRAAYRAFRDLNRDFYGFVRGKFLQHQRSLRPGAAPRDMMDAFIRLQREQPWLQLEHVPATVTDIFGASQDTLSTALQWLLIFLIRYPKVQAKMQEEVDRIVGRDRLPCVEDQPHLPYIMAFLYESMRFSSFVPVTIPHATTTNTFIMGYLIPKDTVIFVNQWSVNHDPAKWSNPEDFDPTRFLDENGFINKDLTSSVMIFSLGKRRCIGEELSKVQLFLFTSILVHQCNFTANPNEDPKMDFTYGLTIKPKPFTLNVTLRDTMDLLDQAVQRLQAEKAASESQLSANA from the exons caTGGCCCTCGAGAGGCTCGGGGAAGCGCTGCGCGGCATCCCCCCGTTGCAaagctccctcctgctcctcctctgcctgctcGCCGGCATCCACCTGGGcaagctcctcctgcagcatcagCTGCGCCGGCGGCAGGGCCAGCGCCGGGCGCCACCGGGCCCTTTCCCCTGGCCCCTGATCGGCAACGCGGCGCAGCTGGGCAGCGCCCCGCACCTCTCCTTCGCCCGGCTGGCCAGCACCTACGGCGCCGTGTTCCAGCTGCGCCTGGGGCGCTGGCCCGTGGTGGTGCTGAACGGGGAGCGCGCCATCCGCCAGGCCCTCGTCCGCCAGGGGGCCGCCTTTGCGGGCCGCCCGCCCTTCCCGTCCTTCCAGCTGGTGTCGGGCGGGCTCAGCCTGGCCTTCGGCGGATACTCGGAGCTCTGGAAGCTGCACCGGCGGGCGGCGCACGCCACGGTGCGCGCCTTCTCCACGGGCAGCCCCGCCACCCGCCGCCTGCTGGAGCGGCACCTGGTGGGCGAGGCGCGGGCGCTGGTGGCGCTGCTGGTGCGCGGCAGCGCCGGCGGCGCCTTCCTCGACCCCTCGCGCGTCCTGGTGGTGGCCGTGGCCAACGTGATGAGCGCCCTGTGCTTCGGCCGCCGCTACAGCCACGGCGACGGCGAGTTCCTGCGCATCGTGGGGCGCAACGAGCAGTTCGGGCGGGCGGTGGGCGCCGGCAGCCTGGTGGATGCGCTGCCCTGGCTCCAGCGCTTCCCCAGCCCCGTCCGCGCCGCCTACCGCGCCTTCCGCGACCTCAACCGCGACTTCTACGGCTTCGTCCGCGGCAAGTTCCTGCAGCACCAGCGCAGCCTgcgccccggggccgccccccgAGACATGATGGACGCCTTCATCCGCCTGCAGCGGGAGCAGCCGTGGCTGCAGCTCGAGCACGTGCCCGCCACCGTCACCGACATCTTCGGCGCCAGCCAGGACACCCTCTCCACCGCCCTGCAGTGgctcctcatcttcctcatcaG GTATCCGAAAGTGCAGGCTAAAATGCAAGAAGAGGTAGATAGGATTGTTGGAAGAGACCGTCTGCCGTGTGTTGAAGATCAGCCTCACCTGCCCTACATCATGGCTTTCCTGTACGAATCCATGCGTTTCAGCAGCTTTGTGCCTGTGACTATCCCACACGCCACCACAACCAACACCTTCATCATGGGCTACCTCATTCCCAAGGACACTGTCATCTTTGTCAATCAGTGGTCAGTGAATCATGACCCAGCAAAATGGTCCAACCCTGAGGATTTTGATCCAACAAGATTCCTGGATGAGAATGGGTTCATCAATAAAGATCTTACGAGCAGCGTGATGATTTTCTCACTGGGGAAGCGTCGGTGTATTGGAGAGGAGTTATCCAAGGTGCAGCTCTTCCTCTTTACCTCCATACTGGTGCATCAGTGCAATTTCACTGCTAATCCAAACGAGGACCCTAAAATGGACTTTACCTATGGGCTGACCATTAAACCTAAGCCATTCACCTTGAATGTTACTCTCCGAGATACGATGGATTTGCTCGATCAGGCTGTCCAAAGACTGCAAGCAGAGAAAGCAGCCAGTGAAAGTCAGCTGTCAGCAAATGCCTAA